The Mauremys reevesii isolate NIE-2019 linkage group 1, ASM1616193v1, whole genome shotgun sequence genome has a segment encoding these proteins:
- the LOC120395217 gene encoding transmembrane 4 L6 family member 1-like, whose product MCTGKCSKCIGVVLFPLAVCAIISNLLLYFPNGNVTDPDKITDLVWFFHGILGAGILVILPAFMMLGAGGAGCCANRCGMLLSVLLAVLGAAGGVYCVVISSLGLISGPLCDTGDGEYIYPFRNDTFTDNYLFNQTTWSICKKPENVIMWNIVLFSLLLGIGTIEAVLCFIQVINGLIGFICGTCMRKRKTHIAGM is encoded by the exons ATGTGCACTGGGAAGTGTTCAAAGTGCATTGGGGTCGTGTTGTTCCCATTAGCTGTATGTGCCATAATCTCCAATCTTCTCCTGTATTTCCCCAATGGAAATGTTACAGACCCCGACAAGATAACtgatttggtttggtttttccATGGCATTCTTGGAGCTGGGATACTG GTTATTTTGCCAGCATTTATGATGCTGGGCGCAGGTGGAGCTGGATGTTGCGCTAACAGATGTGGG ATGCTGCTCTCTGTGCTGCTGGCtgtactgggagctgcaggaggggtaTATTGTGTGGTCATCTCATCCTTGGGATTGATTAGTGGGCCTCTTTGTGACACTGGTGATGGAGAATACATCTACCCTTTCAGGAATGACACATTCAC AGACAATTATTTGTTTAATCAGACAACATGGAGCATTTGCAAAAAACCTGAAAACGTTATTATGTGGAATATTGTCTTGTTCTCTCTTCTCTTGGGGATTGGTACAATTGAAGCTGTTCTTTGCTTTATTCAAGTCATCAATGGACTTATTGGATTCATATGTGGCACATGCATGAGGAAAAGAAAG ACACATATTGCTGGAATGTAA